The following are encoded together in the Osmia lignaria lignaria isolate PbOS001 chromosome 13, iyOsmLign1, whole genome shotgun sequence genome:
- the dysc gene encoding whirlin protein dyschronic isoform X8 produces the protein MTSGVAAHPAREPVDSFQRRSDKTDPRGMASSTEDYGSELQELQWGGGSGSHFLRSGTHFLRSGTGGCYEAEDLEPTSRHHGGQHRGYYSPPGTSYTIVERPPSAPHHHSSHTTPYRHRGHTSGGSGAISPEQVLRLFGNGVSERRQGDRRTPASSPASVAAVRSTPSSTSQQQQQQQQSQQSQSNSSNPPTSPSSQPLSLQELTVRTITMTRDPPDSHHGFGICVKGGKDAGEIRSTFRLPPSPYFAPQDREAQSGVGVYISRVEEGSVAERAGLRPGDTILEVNGTPFRAVTHEEALKMLKSCRTLSMTVRGPALDPRCRGGHPVWSTSGRQQSCSWMDRQGRPASPPPLYPPRDSRYGPRTRKVELCIEPGQSLGLMIRGGLEYGLGIYVTGVDKDSVADRAGLLVGDQIIEVNGQSFEEATHDEAVQILKTNKRMTLLIRDVGKVPHSCTTSQPIVMPTSRYTEHDPMLLESPGNHRPPSPTIASDWRHRGGVHTVSAATAAMVEEKARVVLARSERAALSQLLADYRTRRMTIEELVVSLGDLLNTNEKLTLLTELRELVDSKDRAAFDDLVYRPRVAMARRKGDRAHSDLIVTPSLHDLPDYEDELENGRGRRHSSPGGSRGNPRDYGHHHLHPDNLELAHKLSRSFDMQEAQLLEEGGSGGGSAGTAGAGGPPRRHHSAQRLARSEMSERREEDGALVVPDHQGNLRITVKKTKSILGIAIEGGANTKHPLPRIINIHDNGAAYEAGGLEVGQLILEVDGHKVEGLHHQEVARLIAESFARRDRNEIEFLVVEAKKSNLEPKPTALIFLEA, from the exons GTCTGACAAAACGGATCCCAGAGGCATGGCCAGCAGCACCGAGGATTACGGGTCGGAATTGCAGGAGTTGCAGTGGGGTGGCGGTAGCGGGTCGCACTTCCTGCGAAGCGGCACACACTTCCTGAGAAGCGGTACCGGGGGTTGTTACGAAGCCGAGGATTTAGAACCGACCAGCAGGCATCATGGCGGTCAACACAGGGGATATTACAGTCCTCCGGGTACGAGTTACACGATCGTCGAGAGGCCACCGAGCGCCCCTCATCATCATTCCTCGCACACCACCCCTTACAGGCACAGAGGGCATACCAGCGGCGGTTCCGGTGCAATTTCACCGGAACAAGTGCTCAg GCTGTTCGGTAACGGGGTGTCGGAGCGTCGACAAGGGGACAGAAGGACGCCGGCGTCGTCTCCGGCTAGCGTCGCTGCGGTGAGGAGCACACCTTCGTCGACgtcgcagcaacaacaacagcaacaacaatccCAGCAATCCCAGTCGAATAGTTCGAATCCGCCTACATCGCCTAGCTCTCAGCCGCTCAGTCTGCAAGAGCTCACCGTAAGGACAATCACCATGACGAGAGATCCGCCGGACTCTCACCATGGCTTTGGGATCTGCGTAAAGGGTGGCAAGGACGCAGGTGAGATCCGAAGTACCTTCAGGCTTCCCCCGTCGCCGTACTTCGCGCCTCAAGATCGAG AAGCGCAGTCAG GGGTGGGTGTCTACATTTCGAGGGTGGAGGAAGGTTCGGTGGCCGAGCGTGCTGGACTCAGGCCAGGAGACACCATCTTGGAGGTAAACGGCACACCCTTCCGGGCGGTGACCCACGAAGAGGCCCTCAAA ATGCTGAAATCGTGCAGAACGTTAAGTATGACGGTGCGGGGTCCAGCGTTGGATCCGCGTTGCAGAGGAGGCCATCCGGTCTGGTCGACTTCCGGTCGTCAGCAATCCTGCAGCTGGATGGACCGTCAAGGTCGTCCTGCTTCACCGCCACCTCTTTATCCACCACGGGACTCGAGATACGGGCCCAGGACCAGGAAAGTTGAACTCTGCATCGAACCTGGCCAATCTCTTGGCTTGATGATCAGAGGTGGACTCGAGTATGGTCTTGGAATTTATGTCACCGGGGTCGACAAGGACAGCGTGGCCGATCGTGCTGGACTTTTG GTAGGTGACCAGATCATCGAAGTAAATGGACAGAGCTTCGAGGAGGCGACCCATGACGAGGCAGTGCAGATCCTCAAGACCAACAAGAGGATGACTCTTCTGATTCGCGATGTAGGAAAGGTGCCGCACTCTTGTACCACCAGTCAACCGATCGTTATGCCAACCTCTAGGTATACCGAACACGATCCTATGCTTCTCGAGAGCCCTGGAAATCATCGACCGCCTAGCCCTAC TATCGCCAGCGATTGGAGACATCGGGGCGGTGTCCATACAGTTTCCGCTGCGACAGCCGCGATGGTGGAGGAGAAAGCAAGGGTGGTGCTTGCGAGAAGCGAAAGGGCAGCGCTTTCTCAGCTTCTCGCCGATTACAGGACCCGTCGAATGACGATCGAGGAATTGGTGGTCAGTTTAGGTGATCTGTTGAACACCAATGAGAAACTGACTCTTCTTACCGAGCTCAGGGAACTCGTCGACAGCAAAGACAGGGCTGCTTTCGACGATCTCGTTTACAGACCTCGCGTGGCCATGGCAAGG AGAAAAGGAGACCGAGCCCACTCGGACCTGATAGTGACACCATCGCTGCACGATCTTCCG GACTACGAGGACGAGTTGGAGAACGGTCGTGGACGTAGACACAGCTCTCCAGGTGGTTCGCGTGGCAATCCTAGAGACTACGGCCATCATCATCTTCATCCGGACAATTTG GAACTCGCGCACAAGCTCTCGCGAAGCTTCGACATGCAGGAAGCTCAGCTGCTCGAGGAGGGTGGTTCCGGTGGCGGGTCCGCCGGAACCGCGGGTGCTGGCGGACCGCCTCGAAGACATCACAGCGCCCAAAGGTTAGCGCGAAGCGAAATGTCTGAAAGAAGGGAAGAAGACGGCGCCCTGGTGGTGCCGGATCATCAAGGGAACCTGAGGATCACCGTGAAGAAGACCAAGTCGATTCTGGGTATCGCCATCGAGGGTGGTGCCAACACTAAACATCCACTGCCCAGGATTATCAATATACAC GATAATGGAGCAGCTTACGAGGCTGGTGGTCTGGAGGTGGGTCAGTTGATTCTAGAAGTCGATGGTCATAAAGTCGAAG GGCTTCATCATCAGGAGGTAGCAAGGCTGATCGCCGAATCGTTCGCGAGACGCGATCGCAACGAGATCGAGTTCCTGGTGGTCGAGGCGAAGAAGAGCAACCTGGAGCCGAAGCCCACGGCGTTGATTTTCCTGGAAGCGTAG
- the dysc gene encoding whirlin protein dyschronic isoform X1 encodes MTSGVAAHPAREPVDSFQRRSDKTDPRGMASSTEDYGSELQELQWGGGSGSHFLRSGTHFLRSGTGGCYEAEDLEPTSRHHGGQHRGYYSPPGTSYTIVERPPSAPHHHSSHTTPYRHRGHTSGGSGAISPEQVLRLFGNGVSERRQGDRRTPASSPASVAAVRSTPSSTSQQQQQQQQSQQSQSNSSNPPTSPSSQPLSLQELTVRTITMTRDPPDSHHGFGICVKGGKDAGEIRSTFRLPPSPYFAPQDREAQSGVGVYISRVEEGSVAERAGLRPGDTILEVNGTPFRAVTHEEALKMLKSCRTLSMTVRGPALDPRCRGGHPVWSTSGRQQSCSWMDRQGRPASPPPLYPPRDSRYGPRTRKVELCIEPGQSLGLMIRGGLEYGLGIYVTGVDKDSVADRAGLLVGDQIIEVNGQSFEEATHDEAVQILKTNKRMTLLIRDVGKVPHSCTTSQPIVMPTSRYTEHDPMLLESPGNHRPPSPTIASDWRHRGGVHTVSAATAAMVEEKARVVLARSERAALSQLLADYRTRRMTIEELVVSLGDLLNTNEKLTLLTELRELVDSKDRAAFDDLVYRPRVAMARRKGDRAHSDLIVTPSLHDLPRGVPGGCCRPGRLVDVEGDPLGVTGPLLPRDNQEYRSPSEDSGLGADMPRTRVGCRRAQQHQVTTSDLALSNDDECDNQDYEDELENGRGRRHSSPGGSRGNPRDYGHHHLHPDNLESDGGCDGSDAEMIGNGRRGGGGTERDRDMEEDEDEGREERSSEGGGGGGFGGWRSHLLGGLTQRVKSWYWGARPLELAHKLSRSFDMQEAQLLEEGGSGGGSAGTAGAGGPPRRHHSAQRLARSEMSERREEDGALVVPDHQGNLRITVKKTKSILGIAIEGGANTKHPLPRIINIHDNGAAYEAGGLEVGQLILEVDGHKVEGLHHQEVARLIAESFARRDRNEIEFLVVEAKKSNLEPKPTALIFLEA; translated from the exons GTCTGACAAAACGGATCCCAGAGGCATGGCCAGCAGCACCGAGGATTACGGGTCGGAATTGCAGGAGTTGCAGTGGGGTGGCGGTAGCGGGTCGCACTTCCTGCGAAGCGGCACACACTTCCTGAGAAGCGGTACCGGGGGTTGTTACGAAGCCGAGGATTTAGAACCGACCAGCAGGCATCATGGCGGTCAACACAGGGGATATTACAGTCCTCCGGGTACGAGTTACACGATCGTCGAGAGGCCACCGAGCGCCCCTCATCATCATTCCTCGCACACCACCCCTTACAGGCACAGAGGGCATACCAGCGGCGGTTCCGGTGCAATTTCACCGGAACAAGTGCTCAg GCTGTTCGGTAACGGGGTGTCGGAGCGTCGACAAGGGGACAGAAGGACGCCGGCGTCGTCTCCGGCTAGCGTCGCTGCGGTGAGGAGCACACCTTCGTCGACgtcgcagcaacaacaacagcaacaacaatccCAGCAATCCCAGTCGAATAGTTCGAATCCGCCTACATCGCCTAGCTCTCAGCCGCTCAGTCTGCAAGAGCTCACCGTAAGGACAATCACCATGACGAGAGATCCGCCGGACTCTCACCATGGCTTTGGGATCTGCGTAAAGGGTGGCAAGGACGCAGGTGAGATCCGAAGTACCTTCAGGCTTCCCCCGTCGCCGTACTTCGCGCCTCAAGATCGAG AAGCGCAGTCAG GGGTGGGTGTCTACATTTCGAGGGTGGAGGAAGGTTCGGTGGCCGAGCGTGCTGGACTCAGGCCAGGAGACACCATCTTGGAGGTAAACGGCACACCCTTCCGGGCGGTGACCCACGAAGAGGCCCTCAAA ATGCTGAAATCGTGCAGAACGTTAAGTATGACGGTGCGGGGTCCAGCGTTGGATCCGCGTTGCAGAGGAGGCCATCCGGTCTGGTCGACTTCCGGTCGTCAGCAATCCTGCAGCTGGATGGACCGTCAAGGTCGTCCTGCTTCACCGCCACCTCTTTATCCACCACGGGACTCGAGATACGGGCCCAGGACCAGGAAAGTTGAACTCTGCATCGAACCTGGCCAATCTCTTGGCTTGATGATCAGAGGTGGACTCGAGTATGGTCTTGGAATTTATGTCACCGGGGTCGACAAGGACAGCGTGGCCGATCGTGCTGGACTTTTG GTAGGTGACCAGATCATCGAAGTAAATGGACAGAGCTTCGAGGAGGCGACCCATGACGAGGCAGTGCAGATCCTCAAGACCAACAAGAGGATGACTCTTCTGATTCGCGATGTAGGAAAGGTGCCGCACTCTTGTACCACCAGTCAACCGATCGTTATGCCAACCTCTAGGTATACCGAACACGATCCTATGCTTCTCGAGAGCCCTGGAAATCATCGACCGCCTAGCCCTAC TATCGCCAGCGATTGGAGACATCGGGGCGGTGTCCATACAGTTTCCGCTGCGACAGCCGCGATGGTGGAGGAGAAAGCAAGGGTGGTGCTTGCGAGAAGCGAAAGGGCAGCGCTTTCTCAGCTTCTCGCCGATTACAGGACCCGTCGAATGACGATCGAGGAATTGGTGGTCAGTTTAGGTGATCTGTTGAACACCAATGAGAAACTGACTCTTCTTACCGAGCTCAGGGAACTCGTCGACAGCAAAGACAGGGCTGCTTTCGACGATCTCGTTTACAGACCTCGCGTGGCCATGGCAAGG AGAAAAGGAGACCGAGCCCACTCGGACCTGATAGTGACACCATCGCTGCACGATCTTCCG AGGGGTGTACCCGGTGGTTGTTGCCGTCCGGGACGACTGGTGGACGTCGAAGGAGATCCCCTAGGAGTGACAGGACCTCTCCTGCCTCGGGATAACCAGGAATATAGATCACCGAGCGAAGATAGCGGTCTCGGGGCCGACATGCCCAGGACCAG AGTGGGCTGCAGGAGGGCACAACAGCATCAAGTGACGACCTCTGATCTCGCCCTCTCCAACGACGACGAGTGTGACAACCAG GACTACGAGGACGAGTTGGAGAACGGTCGTGGACGTAGACACAGCTCTCCAGGTGGTTCGCGTGGCAATCCTAGAGACTACGGCCATCATCATCTTCATCCGGACAATTTG GAAAGCGACGGTGGTTGCGATGGTAGCGACGCCGAGATGATCGGTAATGGgagacgaggaggaggaggaacggAAAGGGATCGCGATATGGAGGAGGATGAGGACGAAGGAAGGGAGGAAAGGAGCTCAGAgggtggaggtggtggaggtTTCGGTGGTTGGAGGTCCCACCTGCTCGGTGGGCTAACGCAACGTGTGAAATCCTGGTACTGGGGCGCCAGGCCCCTC GAACTCGCGCACAAGCTCTCGCGAAGCTTCGACATGCAGGAAGCTCAGCTGCTCGAGGAGGGTGGTTCCGGTGGCGGGTCCGCCGGAACCGCGGGTGCTGGCGGACCGCCTCGAAGACATCACAGCGCCCAAAGGTTAGCGCGAAGCGAAATGTCTGAAAGAAGGGAAGAAGACGGCGCCCTGGTGGTGCCGGATCATCAAGGGAACCTGAGGATCACCGTGAAGAAGACCAAGTCGATTCTGGGTATCGCCATCGAGGGTGGTGCCAACACTAAACATCCACTGCCCAGGATTATCAATATACAC GATAATGGAGCAGCTTACGAGGCTGGTGGTCTGGAGGTGGGTCAGTTGATTCTAGAAGTCGATGGTCATAAAGTCGAAG GGCTTCATCATCAGGAGGTAGCAAGGCTGATCGCCGAATCGTTCGCGAGACGCGATCGCAACGAGATCGAGTTCCTGGTGGTCGAGGCGAAGAAGAGCAACCTGGAGCCGAAGCCCACGGCGTTGATTTTCCTGGAAGCGTAG
- the dysc gene encoding whirlin protein dyschronic isoform X5: protein MASSTEDYGSELQELQWGGGSGSHFLRSGTHFLRSGTGGCYEAEDLEPTSRHHGGQHRGYYSPPGTSYTIVERPPSAPHHHSSHTTPYRHRGHTSGGSGAISPEQVLRLFGNGVSERRQGDRRTPASSPASVAAVRSTPSSTSQQQQQQQQSQQSQSNSSNPPTSPSSQPLSLQELTVRTITMTRDPPDSHHGFGICVKGGKDAGEIRSTFRLPPSPYFAPQDREAQSGVGVYISRVEEGSVAERAGLRPGDTILEVNGTPFRAVTHEEALKMLKSCRTLSMTVRGPALDPRCRGGHPVWSTSGRQQSCSWMDRQGRPASPPPLYPPRDSRYGPRTRKVELCIEPGQSLGLMIRGGLEYGLGIYVTGVDKDSVADRAGLLVGDQIIEVNGQSFEEATHDEAVQILKTNKRMTLLIRDVGKVPHSCTTSQPIVMPTSRYTEHDPMLLESPGNHRPPSPTIASDWRHRGGVHTVSAATAAMVEEKARVVLARSERAALSQLLADYRTRRMTIEELVVSLGDLLNTNEKLTLLTELRELVDSKDRAAFDDLVYRPRVAMARRKGDRAHSDLIVTPSLHDLPRGVPGGCCRPGRLVDVEGDPLGVTGPLLPRDNQEYRSPSEDSGLGADMPRTRVGCRRAQQHQVTTSDLALSNDDECDNQDYEDELENGRGRRHSSPGGSRGNPRDYGHHHLHPDNLESDGGCDGSDAEMIGNGRRGGGGTERDRDMEEDEDEGREERSSEGGGGGGFGGWRSHLLGGLTQRVKSWYWGARPLELAHKLSRSFDMQEAQLLEEGGSGGGSAGTAGAGGPPRRHHSAQRLARSEMSERREEDGALVVPDHQGNLRITVKKTKSILGIAIEGGANTKHPLPRIINIHDNGAAYEAGGLEVGQLILEVDGHKVEGLHHQEVARLIAESFARRDRNEIEFLVVEAKKSNLEPKPTALIFLEA from the exons ATGGCCAGCAGCACCGAGGATTACGGGTCGGAATTGCAGGAGTTGCAGTGGGGTGGCGGTAGCGGGTCGCACTTCCTGCGAAGCGGCACACACTTCCTGAGAAGCGGTACCGGGGGTTGTTACGAAGCCGAGGATTTAGAACCGACCAGCAGGCATCATGGCGGTCAACACAGGGGATATTACAGTCCTCCGGGTACGAGTTACACGATCGTCGAGAGGCCACCGAGCGCCCCTCATCATCATTCCTCGCACACCACCCCTTACAGGCACAGAGGGCATACCAGCGGCGGTTCCGGTGCAATTTCACCGGAACAAGTGCTCAg GCTGTTCGGTAACGGGGTGTCGGAGCGTCGACAAGGGGACAGAAGGACGCCGGCGTCGTCTCCGGCTAGCGTCGCTGCGGTGAGGAGCACACCTTCGTCGACgtcgcagcaacaacaacagcaacaacaatccCAGCAATCCCAGTCGAATAGTTCGAATCCGCCTACATCGCCTAGCTCTCAGCCGCTCAGTCTGCAAGAGCTCACCGTAAGGACAATCACCATGACGAGAGATCCGCCGGACTCTCACCATGGCTTTGGGATCTGCGTAAAGGGTGGCAAGGACGCAGGTGAGATCCGAAGTACCTTCAGGCTTCCCCCGTCGCCGTACTTCGCGCCTCAAGATCGAG AAGCGCAGTCAG GGGTGGGTGTCTACATTTCGAGGGTGGAGGAAGGTTCGGTGGCCGAGCGTGCTGGACTCAGGCCAGGAGACACCATCTTGGAGGTAAACGGCACACCCTTCCGGGCGGTGACCCACGAAGAGGCCCTCAAA ATGCTGAAATCGTGCAGAACGTTAAGTATGACGGTGCGGGGTCCAGCGTTGGATCCGCGTTGCAGAGGAGGCCATCCGGTCTGGTCGACTTCCGGTCGTCAGCAATCCTGCAGCTGGATGGACCGTCAAGGTCGTCCTGCTTCACCGCCACCTCTTTATCCACCACGGGACTCGAGATACGGGCCCAGGACCAGGAAAGTTGAACTCTGCATCGAACCTGGCCAATCTCTTGGCTTGATGATCAGAGGTGGACTCGAGTATGGTCTTGGAATTTATGTCACCGGGGTCGACAAGGACAGCGTGGCCGATCGTGCTGGACTTTTG GTAGGTGACCAGATCATCGAAGTAAATGGACAGAGCTTCGAGGAGGCGACCCATGACGAGGCAGTGCAGATCCTCAAGACCAACAAGAGGATGACTCTTCTGATTCGCGATGTAGGAAAGGTGCCGCACTCTTGTACCACCAGTCAACCGATCGTTATGCCAACCTCTAGGTATACCGAACACGATCCTATGCTTCTCGAGAGCCCTGGAAATCATCGACCGCCTAGCCCTAC TATCGCCAGCGATTGGAGACATCGGGGCGGTGTCCATACAGTTTCCGCTGCGACAGCCGCGATGGTGGAGGAGAAAGCAAGGGTGGTGCTTGCGAGAAGCGAAAGGGCAGCGCTTTCTCAGCTTCTCGCCGATTACAGGACCCGTCGAATGACGATCGAGGAATTGGTGGTCAGTTTAGGTGATCTGTTGAACACCAATGAGAAACTGACTCTTCTTACCGAGCTCAGGGAACTCGTCGACAGCAAAGACAGGGCTGCTTTCGACGATCTCGTTTACAGACCTCGCGTGGCCATGGCAAGG AGAAAAGGAGACCGAGCCCACTCGGACCTGATAGTGACACCATCGCTGCACGATCTTCCG AGGGGTGTACCCGGTGGTTGTTGCCGTCCGGGACGACTGGTGGACGTCGAAGGAGATCCCCTAGGAGTGACAGGACCTCTCCTGCCTCGGGATAACCAGGAATATAGATCACCGAGCGAAGATAGCGGTCTCGGGGCCGACATGCCCAGGACCAG AGTGGGCTGCAGGAGGGCACAACAGCATCAAGTGACGACCTCTGATCTCGCCCTCTCCAACGACGACGAGTGTGACAACCAG GACTACGAGGACGAGTTGGAGAACGGTCGTGGACGTAGACACAGCTCTCCAGGTGGTTCGCGTGGCAATCCTAGAGACTACGGCCATCATCATCTTCATCCGGACAATTTG GAAAGCGACGGTGGTTGCGATGGTAGCGACGCCGAGATGATCGGTAATGGgagacgaggaggaggaggaacggAAAGGGATCGCGATATGGAGGAGGATGAGGACGAAGGAAGGGAGGAAAGGAGCTCAGAgggtggaggtggtggaggtTTCGGTGGTTGGAGGTCCCACCTGCTCGGTGGGCTAACGCAACGTGTGAAATCCTGGTACTGGGGCGCCAGGCCCCTC GAACTCGCGCACAAGCTCTCGCGAAGCTTCGACATGCAGGAAGCTCAGCTGCTCGAGGAGGGTGGTTCCGGTGGCGGGTCCGCCGGAACCGCGGGTGCTGGCGGACCGCCTCGAAGACATCACAGCGCCCAAAGGTTAGCGCGAAGCGAAATGTCTGAAAGAAGGGAAGAAGACGGCGCCCTGGTGGTGCCGGATCATCAAGGGAACCTGAGGATCACCGTGAAGAAGACCAAGTCGATTCTGGGTATCGCCATCGAGGGTGGTGCCAACACTAAACATCCACTGCCCAGGATTATCAATATACAC GATAATGGAGCAGCTTACGAGGCTGGTGGTCTGGAGGTGGGTCAGTTGATTCTAGAAGTCGATGGTCATAAAGTCGAAG GGCTTCATCATCAGGAGGTAGCAAGGCTGATCGCCGAATCGTTCGCGAGACGCGATCGCAACGAGATCGAGTTCCTGGTGGTCGAGGCGAAGAAGAGCAACCTGGAGCCGAAGCCCACGGCGTTGATTTTCCTGGAAGCGTAG
- the dysc gene encoding whirlin protein dyschronic isoform X2: protein MTSGVAAHPAREPVDSFQRRSDKTDPRGMASSTEDYGSELQELQWGGGSGSHFLRSGTHFLRSGTGGCYEAEDLEPTSRHHGGQHRGYYSPPGTSYTIVERPPSAPHHHSSHTTPYRHRGHTSGGSGAISPEQVLRLFGNGVSERRQGDRRTPASSPASVAAVRSTPSSTSQQQQQQQQSQQSQSNSSNPPTSPSSQPLSLQELTVRTITMTRDPPDSHHGFGICVKGGKDAGEIRSTFRLPPSPYFAPQDRGVGVYISRVEEGSVAERAGLRPGDTILEVNGTPFRAVTHEEALKMLKSCRTLSMTVRGPALDPRCRGGHPVWSTSGRQQSCSWMDRQGRPASPPPLYPPRDSRYGPRTRKVELCIEPGQSLGLMIRGGLEYGLGIYVTGVDKDSVADRAGLLVGDQIIEVNGQSFEEATHDEAVQILKTNKRMTLLIRDVGKVPHSCTTSQPIVMPTSRYTEHDPMLLESPGNHRPPSPTIASDWRHRGGVHTVSAATAAMVEEKARVVLARSERAALSQLLADYRTRRMTIEELVVSLGDLLNTNEKLTLLTELRELVDSKDRAAFDDLVYRPRVAMARRKGDRAHSDLIVTPSLHDLPRGVPGGCCRPGRLVDVEGDPLGVTGPLLPRDNQEYRSPSEDSGLGADMPRTRVGCRRAQQHQVTTSDLALSNDDECDNQDYEDELENGRGRRHSSPGGSRGNPRDYGHHHLHPDNLESDGGCDGSDAEMIGNGRRGGGGTERDRDMEEDEDEGREERSSEGGGGGGFGGWRSHLLGGLTQRVKSWYWGARPLELAHKLSRSFDMQEAQLLEEGGSGGGSAGTAGAGGPPRRHHSAQRLARSEMSERREEDGALVVPDHQGNLRITVKKTKSILGIAIEGGANTKHPLPRIINIHDNGAAYEAGGLEVGQLILEVDGHKVEGLHHQEVARLIAESFARRDRNEIEFLVVEAKKSNLEPKPTALIFLEA, encoded by the exons GTCTGACAAAACGGATCCCAGAGGCATGGCCAGCAGCACCGAGGATTACGGGTCGGAATTGCAGGAGTTGCAGTGGGGTGGCGGTAGCGGGTCGCACTTCCTGCGAAGCGGCACACACTTCCTGAGAAGCGGTACCGGGGGTTGTTACGAAGCCGAGGATTTAGAACCGACCAGCAGGCATCATGGCGGTCAACACAGGGGATATTACAGTCCTCCGGGTACGAGTTACACGATCGTCGAGAGGCCACCGAGCGCCCCTCATCATCATTCCTCGCACACCACCCCTTACAGGCACAGAGGGCATACCAGCGGCGGTTCCGGTGCAATTTCACCGGAACAAGTGCTCAg GCTGTTCGGTAACGGGGTGTCGGAGCGTCGACAAGGGGACAGAAGGACGCCGGCGTCGTCTCCGGCTAGCGTCGCTGCGGTGAGGAGCACACCTTCGTCGACgtcgcagcaacaacaacagcaacaacaatccCAGCAATCCCAGTCGAATAGTTCGAATCCGCCTACATCGCCTAGCTCTCAGCCGCTCAGTCTGCAAGAGCTCACCGTAAGGACAATCACCATGACGAGAGATCCGCCGGACTCTCACCATGGCTTTGGGATCTGCGTAAAGGGTGGCAAGGACGCAGGTGAGATCCGAAGTACCTTCAGGCTTCCCCCGTCGCCGTACTTCGCGCCTCAAGATCGAG GGGTGGGTGTCTACATTTCGAGGGTGGAGGAAGGTTCGGTGGCCGAGCGTGCTGGACTCAGGCCAGGAGACACCATCTTGGAGGTAAACGGCACACCCTTCCGGGCGGTGACCCACGAAGAGGCCCTCAAA ATGCTGAAATCGTGCAGAACGTTAAGTATGACGGTGCGGGGTCCAGCGTTGGATCCGCGTTGCAGAGGAGGCCATCCGGTCTGGTCGACTTCCGGTCGTCAGCAATCCTGCAGCTGGATGGACCGTCAAGGTCGTCCTGCTTCACCGCCACCTCTTTATCCACCACGGGACTCGAGATACGGGCCCAGGACCAGGAAAGTTGAACTCTGCATCGAACCTGGCCAATCTCTTGGCTTGATGATCAGAGGTGGACTCGAGTATGGTCTTGGAATTTATGTCACCGGGGTCGACAAGGACAGCGTGGCCGATCGTGCTGGACTTTTG GTAGGTGACCAGATCATCGAAGTAAATGGACAGAGCTTCGAGGAGGCGACCCATGACGAGGCAGTGCAGATCCTCAAGACCAACAAGAGGATGACTCTTCTGATTCGCGATGTAGGAAAGGTGCCGCACTCTTGTACCACCAGTCAACCGATCGTTATGCCAACCTCTAGGTATACCGAACACGATCCTATGCTTCTCGAGAGCCCTGGAAATCATCGACCGCCTAGCCCTAC TATCGCCAGCGATTGGAGACATCGGGGCGGTGTCCATACAGTTTCCGCTGCGACAGCCGCGATGGTGGAGGAGAAAGCAAGGGTGGTGCTTGCGAGAAGCGAAAGGGCAGCGCTTTCTCAGCTTCTCGCCGATTACAGGACCCGTCGAATGACGATCGAGGAATTGGTGGTCAGTTTAGGTGATCTGTTGAACACCAATGAGAAACTGACTCTTCTTACCGAGCTCAGGGAACTCGTCGACAGCAAAGACAGGGCTGCTTTCGACGATCTCGTTTACAGACCTCGCGTGGCCATGGCAAGG AGAAAAGGAGACCGAGCCCACTCGGACCTGATAGTGACACCATCGCTGCACGATCTTCCG AGGGGTGTACCCGGTGGTTGTTGCCGTCCGGGACGACTGGTGGACGTCGAAGGAGATCCCCTAGGAGTGACAGGACCTCTCCTGCCTCGGGATAACCAGGAATATAGATCACCGAGCGAAGATAGCGGTCTCGGGGCCGACATGCCCAGGACCAG AGTGGGCTGCAGGAGGGCACAACAGCATCAAGTGACGACCTCTGATCTCGCCCTCTCCAACGACGACGAGTGTGACAACCAG GACTACGAGGACGAGTTGGAGAACGGTCGTGGACGTAGACACAGCTCTCCAGGTGGTTCGCGTGGCAATCCTAGAGACTACGGCCATCATCATCTTCATCCGGACAATTTG GAAAGCGACGGTGGTTGCGATGGTAGCGACGCCGAGATGATCGGTAATGGgagacgaggaggaggaggaacggAAAGGGATCGCGATATGGAGGAGGATGAGGACGAAGGAAGGGAGGAAAGGAGCTCAGAgggtggaggtggtggaggtTTCGGTGGTTGGAGGTCCCACCTGCTCGGTGGGCTAACGCAACGTGTGAAATCCTGGTACTGGGGCGCCAGGCCCCTC GAACTCGCGCACAAGCTCTCGCGAAGCTTCGACATGCAGGAAGCTCAGCTGCTCGAGGAGGGTGGTTCCGGTGGCGGGTCCGCCGGAACCGCGGGTGCTGGCGGACCGCCTCGAAGACATCACAGCGCCCAAAGGTTAGCGCGAAGCGAAATGTCTGAAAGAAGGGAAGAAGACGGCGCCCTGGTGGTGCCGGATCATCAAGGGAACCTGAGGATCACCGTGAAGAAGACCAAGTCGATTCTGGGTATCGCCATCGAGGGTGGTGCCAACACTAAACATCCACTGCCCAGGATTATCAATATACAC GATAATGGAGCAGCTTACGAGGCTGGTGGTCTGGAGGTGGGTCAGTTGATTCTAGAAGTCGATGGTCATAAAGTCGAAG GGCTTCATCATCAGGAGGTAGCAAGGCTGATCGCCGAATCGTTCGCGAGACGCGATCGCAACGAGATCGAGTTCCTGGTGGTCGAGGCGAAGAAGAGCAACCTGGAGCCGAAGCCCACGGCGTTGATTTTCCTGGAAGCGTAG